The genomic region TGCAAGGGTGCTGCCCCTGGTAAGCAGTTTCATGGGCGGTTCTCCTTTTTTTCTTCTGTGTTTTCGAGGCTGTGCCGGAGCCGTTTTTTCAGGGCGGCCGACCCGGCGGGGTTTCCGCCGCCGCTTCCCGCGCCGACCACAAAGTCTTCCCACCGGAACTGGGCCGCCAGGGCCCAGGAACCGAGTTCCGGCGCGCCGCAGCAGTTGAGCAGGCACCCCGTCCCCTCCGCCAGGGGGAGGACGTCCGCCGTCTCCTTCGCGGGAAGGGCCAGCAGGGCGAGGCGGTGCACCGAAAAATCCTTTCGTTCCGCCGTTCGGCGCTCCCACCGGATGGTCCCCTTCGCGGCGAGGGATTGCAGCTCCGGCACGGCCTCCGGGGAGACGAGGTCAACGGCGGCCCCCCCGTTCAGGAGGGTGCGGATCTTCCGAAGGCCCACGGGACCTCCTCCAACCACGAGGATCGGGCCCGAGGCCGGGGAGAGGCAGATCATGAGGGAGAAGTTCCCGGGCTGCGGCTCAGTCA from Aminivibrio sp. harbors:
- a CDS encoding NAD(P)-dependent oxidoreductase, coding for MTEPQPGNFSLMICLSPASGPILVVGGGPVGLRKIRTLLNGGAAVDLVSPEAVPELQSLAAKGTIRWERRTAERKDFSVHRLALLALPAKETADVLPLAEGTGCLLNCCGAPELGSWALAAQFRWEDFVVGAGSGGGNPAGSAALKKRLRHSLENTEEKKENRP